A single genomic interval of Selenobaculum gibii harbors:
- the tyrS gene encoding tyrosine--tRNA ligase, with the protein MNVINVINVLKERGFIAQMTHEDEIIELFDKEKVTFYIGFDPTADSLHVGHFLGMMVMAHMQRAGHRPICLVGGGTGTIGDPSGKSDMRRMLTDEVIQHNCDCFKKQMQRFIDFSDDKAFIVNNGDWLRNLNYIELLRSVGTHFTVNRMLAAECYKQRMEKGLTFLEFNYMIMQAYDFWELNNRYNCKLEMGGDDQWSNIIAGVELIRRKESKPAFGLTFTLLTTSEGKKMGKTESGALWLDAEKTSPYEFYQYWRNVNDADVEKCLSLLTFLPMDEVRRLGALKDQEINEAKKVLAFEVTKLIHGEEEALKAEEAAKALFSGQGNLENAPTIEITKADIGAKLLDVLTRASVFASKGEGRRLITQGGLSINNERVNSIELEIAENMFTDNTALIRKGKKNYFRLVIVEK; encoded by the coding sequence ATGAATGTAATTAATGTAATTAATGTATTAAAAGAACGTGGCTTTATTGCACAAATGACGCATGAAGACGAGATCATTGAGCTATTTGATAAGGAAAAAGTTACGTTTTATATAGGTTTTGATCCAACAGCGGATAGTTTACATGTTGGTCATTTTCTTGGTATGATGGTTATGGCACATATGCAACGTGCGGGGCATAGACCTATTTGCTTAGTTGGTGGAGGGACAGGGACTATCGGAGATCCATCAGGAAAGTCTGATATGCGTAGAATGTTAACGGATGAAGTTATTCAACATAATTGTGATTGCTTTAAAAAACAAATGCAACGTTTTATTGATTTCTCTGACGATAAAGCATTCATTGTAAATAACGGAGACTGGTTAAGAAATTTGAATTATATTGAATTATTACGCAGTGTAGGAACGCATTTTACTGTCAATCGTATGTTGGCAGCAGAATGTTATAAACAGAGAATGGAAAAAGGTTTAACATTTTTAGAATTTAATTATATGATTATGCAAGCTTATGATTTTTGGGAATTAAATAATCGTTATAACTGTAAATTAGAAATGGGTGGAGATGATCAGTGGTCAAATATCATTGCCGGAGTTGAACTGATTAGACGTAAAGAAAGCAAACCTGCATTTGGTTTAACATTTACTTTACTTACGACAAGTGAAGGTAAAAAAATGGGAAAAACAGAAAGTGGAGCATTATGGTTAGATGCGGAAAAAACTTCTCCATATGAATTTTACCAATATTGGAGAAATGTGAATGACGCAGATGTAGAAAAATGTCTATCCTTATTGACATTTTTACCAATGGATGAAGTTAGACGACTGGGTGCATTAAAAGATCAAGAAATCAATGAAGCTAAAAAAGTTTTAGCTTTTGAGGTAACAAAATTAATTCATGGGGAAGAGGAAGCGCTTAAAGCCGAAGAAGCGGCAAAAGCTTTATTTTCTGGACAAGGAAATTTAGAGAATGCACCAACAATTGAGATCACTAAAGCAGATATAGGTGCAAAATTATTAGATGTTTTAACAAGAGCGTCAGTTTTTGCATCAAAAGGGGAAGGTCGTCGCTTGATTACGCAAGGGGGGCTATCCATAAATAATGAACGAGTAAATAGTATTGAATTAGAAATTGCGGAGAATATGTTTACCGATAATACGGCATTGATTAGAAAAGGAAAGAAAAATTACTTTAGATTAGTTATTGTTGAAAAATAA
- a CDS encoding YebC/PmpR family DNA-binding transcriptional regulator, giving the protein MSGHSKWANIKHKKGKMDAVRGKITTKIAREITVAVRMGGSDPTGNMKLKLALTKAKANNIPKENIQRAIQKGLGALEGSNYEEMLYEGYGPGGSAVMIEVMTDNRNRTAADVRHIFSKNGGNLGETGCVGWMFKKKSVFVVEKENFANEEELMMLALEAGADDFQVEEDSFEITSEPEVFDEIEKMLEENNIESSVAEISMVPDTTVKLEGTDATKMLKLIEALEDHDDVQEVYANYDIDEDLMD; this is encoded by the coding sequence ATGTCAGGACATTCTAAATGGGCAAATATTAAACATAAAAAAGGTAAAATGGATGCTGTACGTGGGAAAATAACAACGAAAATAGCTCGCGAAATCACTGTTGCTGTTCGCATGGGAGGCAGCGATCCAACAGGGAATATGAAATTAAAACTTGCTTTAACAAAAGCAAAAGCGAACAATATCCCAAAAGAAAACATTCAAAGGGCAATCCAGAAGGGGTTAGGAGCTTTAGAAGGCAGCAACTATGAAGAAATGCTTTATGAAGGGTACGGCCCTGGTGGTAGCGCGGTTATGATCGAAGTCATGACAGATAATCGCAATCGTACAGCGGCTGATGTACGTCATATCTTTTCAAAAAATGGCGGTAATTTAGGCGAAACCGGATGCGTAGGGTGGATGTTTAAAAAGAAAAGTGTATTTGTTGTCGAGAAAGAAAACTTTGCAAATGAAGAAGAGTTGATGATGCTGGCTTTAGAGGCTGGTGCTGATGATTTTCAAGTCGAAGAAGATTCCTTTGAAATTACAAGTGAACCAGAAGTATTTGATGAGATTGAAAAAATGCTAGAAGAAAACAATATTGAATCTTCCGTAGCCGAAATTAGCATGGTCCCTGATACCACAGTAAAATTAGAAGGCACGGATGCGACTAAAATGTTAAAATTAATTGAAGCCCTTGAGGATCATGATGATGTACAAGAGGTTTATGCAAATTATGATATTGATGAAGATTTAATGGATTAA
- a CDS encoding BofC C-terminal domain-containing protein — protein MLDDITLNKKKYMMMAGISICFLLLLGIGYLFMTRTAEHNDQVVSKFDNDIRVKQSTQIEQVYFYTKCKDELVQEIIPNSECIGIDYKSFQQVYPQWNIELFTEDKIRMSLQVNDYCEWHKNNNFIGIHEGRIAIFSGMPDNKPLLREQTMISVDQLHPQALEEIKNGLVFSSKEEMLQFLEGIQSK, from the coding sequence ATGTTGGATGATATTACCTTAAATAAGAAAAAATATATGATGATGGCGGGTATAAGCATTTGTTTTCTCTTATTGCTTGGGATCGGTTACCTTTTTATGACAAGAACAGCTGAGCATAACGATCAAGTTGTAAGTAAATTTGATAATGATATTCGCGTAAAGCAATCGACACAAATAGAGCAAGTATATTTTTATACAAAGTGTAAGGATGAACTTGTTCAAGAAATAATTCCTAACAGTGAATGTATTGGGATAGATTATAAAAGTTTTCAACAAGTTTATCCGCAATGGAATATTGAATTATTTACAGAGGATAAAATAAGAATGAGTTTGCAGGTAAATGATTATTGTGAATGGCATAAGAATAATAATTTCATTGGTATTCATGAGGGGCGTATCGCTATTTTTTCTGGAATGCCAGATAATAAGCCTTTGCTACGTGAACAAACAATGATTTCTGTCGATCAACTGCACCCACAGGCGCTGGAGGAAATTAAAAATGGTTTAGTATTTTCATCGAAAGAAGAAATGCTTCAATTTTTAGAAGGTATACAGTCTAAATAA
- the ruvC gene encoding crossover junction endodeoxyribonuclease RuvC, with translation MLVLGIDPGTAICGYGLVEMRGNHLKAIHYGAVITSPKSKPQDRLLKIHTEIDTLIKEYQPDIMGVEQLFFNRNITTAIPVGQARGVVLLTAAANNLEVVERTPLQVKQAVVGYGKATKEQVIYMVEKLLNLPKKPHPDDVADALAVAICTTHCVNNIVWRNKL, from the coding sequence ATGTTAGTATTAGGAATTGATCCTGGAACTGCAATTTGTGGTTACGGGTTGGTAGAAATGCGGGGAAATCATTTAAAAGCGATTCATTATGGTGCAGTTATTACAAGCCCTAAGAGTAAACCACAGGATAGGCTGTTAAAAATACATACAGAAATAGATACTTTAATAAAAGAATATCAACCTGATATTATGGGAGTAGAACAACTATTTTTTAATCGAAATATTACTACGGCAATTCCCGTAGGACAAGCAAGAGGGGTTGTGCTTTTGACTGCGGCAGCAAATAATCTTGAAGTCGTAGAGCGAACGCCTCTACAAGTAAAGCAAGCTGTTGTTGGCTATGGTAAAGCAACAAAAGAACAAGTAATTTATATGGTAGAAAAATTGTTGAATTTACCGAAAAAACCTCATCCTGATGATGTAGCTGATGCTTTGGCAGTTGCTATTTGTACAACCCATTGTGTAAATAATATAGTTTGGAGAAATAAATTATGA
- the ruvA gene encoding Holliday junction branch migration protein RuvA, with the protein MIGYLRGTVNQLFIDCCFIDVQGVGYRVFIATTTRNQLIINNEVTLFTYLNVREDAMQLYGFYTQMEYDIFIKLISVSGIGPKVALGILSAITVEKLCQALGQKQVSILTKLPGIGKKTAERLILELEDKIGAIAEQKDALENVDSLEFEGKEDVVTETTQALISLGYTQAEFMPILKNLKSIDSVESAIKFVLKEFAKR; encoded by the coding sequence ATGATTGGATATTTAAGAGGCACGGTAAATCAGTTGTTTATTGATTGCTGTTTTATAGATGTTCAAGGGGTAGGATATAGGGTTTTTATTGCTACAACTACCCGTAACCAATTGATCATAAATAATGAGGTTACTTTATTTACATATTTAAATGTACGTGAAGATGCTATGCAGTTGTATGGATTTTACACACAGATGGAGTATGATATATTTATCAAGTTGATTTCAGTATCTGGTATTGGCCCTAAGGTTGCATTGGGAATTTTATCTGCGATAACGGTTGAAAAGCTTTGTCAGGCACTTGGACAAAAACAGGTAAGCATTTTAACTAAGTTGCCTGGTATTGGTAAAAAAACGGCGGAACGTCTTATTTTAGAACTGGAAGATAAAATTGGAGCAATTGCTGAGCAAAAAGATGCGTTGGAAAATGTAGATTCTTTAGAATTTGAAGGAAAAGAAGACGTTGTAACAGAGACAACACAGGCATTGATTTCTTTGGGGTATACACAAGCTGAATTTATGCCAATTTTAAAAAATCTAAAATCGATAGATTCTGTAGAATCTGCGATAAAATTTGTACTTAAGGAGTTTGCTAAAAGGTAA
- the ruvB gene encoding Holliday junction branch migration DNA helicase RuvB has protein sequence MDLQEERIVIGEEQSADQWQYSLRPRYLHEYIGQDKVKDNLSIFVQAALSRKEALDHVLLYGPPGLGKTTLAGIIANEMGVNFRVTSGPAIERAGDLAALLTNLGEKDVLFIDEIHRLSRNVEEVLYSAMEDFALDIIIGKGPSARSIRLDIAPFTLIGATTKAGALAAPLRDRFGVISRLEYYQPGALIHIIKRAAEILNIAIEERGALEIARRSRGTPRIANRLLKRVRDYAQITGDGIITDAIADQALAMLEVDKLGLDEIDRTMLLTIIEKFGGGPVGVDTLAAAISEETDTIEDVYEPYLLQLGFINRTPRGRVATLAAYKHLGIPMKTEEK, from the coding sequence ATGGATTTACAAGAAGAACGAATAGTCATTGGCGAAGAGCAAAGTGCTGATCAATGGCAGTATAGTCTAAGACCACGATATTTACATGAATATATTGGGCAGGATAAAGTAAAAGACAATTTATCCATATTTGTACAAGCTGCATTATCGCGGAAGGAAGCTCTAGATCATGTCTTGTTATATGGACCACCAGGATTGGGAAAGACTACGTTGGCAGGGATTATTGCAAATGAAATGGGCGTTAATTTTCGAGTTACTTCTGGCCCGGCAATTGAACGGGCTGGGGACTTGGCTGCTTTATTAACCAATCTAGGAGAAAAAGATGTACTTTTTATTGATGAAATTCATCGATTATCGCGAAATGTAGAAGAAGTACTTTATTCGGCGATGGAGGATTTCGCACTCGATATCATTATTGGTAAAGGGCCAAGCGCTCGTTCGATTCGATTAGATATTGCTCCCTTTACCTTGATTGGGGCAACGACAAAAGCTGGTGCGTTGGCAGCGCCGCTTCGTGATCGATTCGGTGTAATTTCGCGATTAGAGTATTATCAGCCAGGAGCCTTAATTCATATTATCAAACGGGCTGCAGAAATTTTAAATATTGCTATTGAAGAGCGAGGGGCTTTAGAGATTGCCAGGCGCTCGCGAGGAACACCGAGAATTGCAAATCGCCTGTTAAAACGTGTAAGGGATTATGCGCAAATTACTGGGGATGGAATTATTACGGATGCTATTGCAGATCAAGCATTAGCTATGCTTGAAGTAGATAAATTAGGTCTTGATGAAATAGATCGTACAATGTTACTTACAATTATAGAGAAATTTGGTGGTGGGCCTGTTGGCGTTGATACTTTAGCAGCAGCGATAAGTGAAGAAACAGATACTATTGAAGATGTATATGAACCATATCTCTTGCAGTTAGGTTTTATCAATAGAACGCCACGAGGAAGGGTTGCGACTTTGGCAGCTTATAAACATCTAGGAATCCCAATGAAAACAGAAGAAAAATAG